The genomic stretch GTTATATTACTGGGTAAAACAGTCTCTAAACTTGAAGCTGTTTATGATGAAATCGAAGCGCTTGGCGCGCCAACACCTGCGATTATTCCGCTTGATATGAAAGGCGCGACGGTTGAAAACTATAAAGACATGGCTGATACCATTGATACGCAATTCGGTAAACTAGATGGTTTATTGAACAATGCAGGTCAATTAGGTGTATTAGGTCCATTTCATCAAATTGATGAAAAAAGCTATGACGAAGTAATGCAGGTTAATGTTAAAGCTCAGTTATTCATGACGAGTGCGCTATTACCCGTCCTTAGAAAAGCCGACAAAGCCTCTATTATTTTCACGTCATCAAGCGTTGGTGTGAAAGGCCGTGCTTACTGGGCTGAATATGCAATTTCAAAATTTGCTACTGAAGGCATGATGCAAACATTAGCTGACGAATTTGAGAATACCAATGTGCGAGCTAACTGTATTAATCCTGGTGCAACACGTACCGGTATGCGCTCGAAAGCCTTCCCTGGTGAAGATGAAAAAGTATTACTCACACCTGAGCAGATCATGCCGCTTTATCTTTACCTCATGGGTAACGATAGCGTTGCGGAAACAGGTAAAACATTTAAAGCACAGCCAAACAGATAGTTTGCAGGTCGCAGACTGACTAATGGATTAAATGCTCACATCCCTAACACGTGATAACGTCATTGTTAGGGATTTTTATTTCTGAGCTAATCAGATCTCGTCTAAATGAACTCTCCCGCCGTTTATGCTACTTGCCATCGTTTATGCTAATTGCTCCGTTAATTCCTCAATAAGATCCTTCATCTATATAAAATACTTGCCATCATAATTAATTGCTGCAATAACTAATATCTATACTTTTAGTGAATGAACCAGAATAACTTTCGATGACTAAACCCAAATTAGCTCTAAATACTGCCCACTACTATATAGAAAGAGTTTGTTAATAAGGATATTAACCAGTGAAATTAAATTGTGATATGGGCGAAAGCTTTGGCCATTGGCAACTTGGTATGGATGACTCTGTCATGCCGCATATTGATATGGCTAATATCGCTTGTGGTTTTCATGCCTCTGACCCGCTTATTATGCAGAAAACAGTCGCGCTGGCTAAACAATACGATGTCGCAGTTGGCGCACATCCTAGTTATCCCGACCTTGTTGGCTTTGGCCGTCGCCATATGCAATGCACTGCAGATGAGATCCAAGCCTTAATACTCTATCAAGTCGGTGCCCTCGCCGCTTTTTGTCAGCAACAAGACATTCCGCTCAGTTATGTCAAACCGCACGGCGCGCTTTATAACGATATGATGCAAGATAAGGCAATACTCATTGCGATTCTTAAAGGTGTCGCAGCATTTAGCGCTAACTTACCACTAATGCTGATGGCACAAGCAGATAATAGTCATAATGAATCACTTGCAGCTCAATTTGAGGTGCCATTACTATTCGAAGCTTTTGCCGACCGTCGCTATACAGATTCAGGATTATTACAAGATAGACGCCAAACAGATGCTGTACTAACTCAGCAGAGTCAGGTTATCAATCAAGCAATACAACTTGCACAGCAAGGCTGTGTAATAAGTAATACAGGTAAGTTAATCAAGCTAAAGGCTGACACGATCTGTGTTCATGGCGATAATGCGCAATCTATTGCCGCGATCGCGCAAATAAAATCAGCATTAATGAGCACTAAGGATTAGCGATGCAGTACCACCTGGAAATGATTGGTTATGATGCGATCCTTATTCGTTTTACAAATGCAGATAACAGCCAACTATTACCCGTTATCTATACCTTAAATCTAAAGCTAATTAACTCAACAAATTTAAAGGCAGCGATTACTGATGTCATCCCTTCGTACCAAACCTTGCTAGTTAGCTTTAATATCATGAAAATAGAGCCAGAGCAGTTAATCCATCGAATCAACAGTCATGTTAAGCAAGTATTAAGTGCCCACTTAAAAGCTGTTGATTTCCCTACATTACCGATCACAATACCGGTTTGTTACCATCAAAACGTTGCGCCAGATTTAGAGTCATTATCACAGCGTAGTGGATTATCGATTACTGACATCATCCACATCCATTCTTCTACTATATATAGTTGTTATGCTATTGGCTTTATGCCGAATTTTGGCTACTTAGGTAATGTTGATGAACGCATTCAAATGCCTCGGCATACGGCACCAAGAACGCAAGTTCCGGCCGGAAGTGTTGGAATTGCAGATAATCAAACCGCGATCTACCCAAAAGCCAGTCCCGGTGGCTGGCAGATAATAGGACAAAGCCCTGCTGCTTTAGATTGCCTTACAGTAGGTTGCCAAGTTAAATTTGAACCAATATCCCTAGATGACTTTCATCAATATCAGCATCTAGGCCAAGGCAAGAACTTACAGAGGGCTAATTCGTCATGACACACATTTCTGCATTTGAAGTGAGTAAACCGGGAATACATAGCTTAATTCAAGACCTTGGTCGGTTTGGCTATCAACACTTAGGCATTACTCCTGGCGGGCCAGCAGATCTGCACGCCTATCTCTGGGCCAATAAAATACTGGGTAATCACAGTAATATGGCCAGCATTGAGATCCATTATGGATTAGTGACATTAACAGCCTTAGTTGATACTCAAATCGCTATCTGTGGTGCAGAGTTTGGCGTAACGATTAATGATAAACCTGCATTTAATTGGCAAACCCATCATGTAAACTCTGGTGATGTGATCCAGTACCGTAGCGCAAAAACAGGGAAATGTGGTTATCTCGCCATTTTAGGTGGCCTACAAACAGAAACAGATTACCAAAGTCGTAGCACAGTGATCCGCGATGAACTTAGCCCAGCGACCAGTACACCGTTATATCAAAGCCAACTTTTACCCGCATCAATAGCCAGCCTTAAATACGTAAAAACAGCCACTGATTTACCAGCAGAAGTGATGGTTCCCCGACATTATATTCCTAATTACTCAGCGCCTCTTACTTTGGGTTTATTACCTTGCTATCAATGGTCCTTGTTGACGTCAAAACAGCAGCATCAACTGCTATCCAATAAATATCAGATCAGCACGCAAGCAAACAGAATGGGCTATCAATTAGTCGGTGACATGATCACGGATCTCCCGACAGCATTAACTTCGGAAGGTGTGGCACTAGGCAGCGTGCAACTCCCAGCTAATGGCCAACCTATTATTTTGCTTCAAGACAGACAAACGATAGGTGGTTATCCGAAAGCGGGGGTTATTTCAGCAATAGACTGTAGTCAATTATCACAGCGCCAACAAGGAGCAGAAATTACATTTAGACTCTATAATCCGCTTGTTTCACGTTATAAAATGCAAGCTTTCAGGCATTTTTTCGACTTTTAACCATGATCTATGACGCTTTATATCTGTAATATTCTTTGAAACGAACACAAAACAGCCAACCTATTCAGTGATGGAGTTCACGTATTTAACCATTAGAATAAATATTTACCTTATGTTATGAACATTTAACAAAATATAATATCCCTCGCAAAATAACTAATTCAAATTTACAAATATGTATTTATATACAAAAAAATCTATCTAAGACCCCAGTGTGTACTAGAATTTAGCTTAAATCACTTCAAAATCATATAATGTTTACTTTATGTTAATTCAGTGTCACAAAGTATGGTCAAAACAGATAATGATGGGTTATTTTGCTGTATCATAAGTATTGCATTATTTATTTTTGCTGATTAAATACACCCACTTGAATTTACGGATTCAATTTCATGGCCACAGAATGCCCTGAAGTAAACAAGCGACTAATGACTTATTAAAAGGAACACAACATGTCTATTACAAAAACAATTGCAAAATCACTTGCTATCGCAGGTTTGACAGTAGCAGCTGCTGCACCAAGTATCGCAACAGCGAAAACAAGTGACTTTATTACAATCGGTACTGGTGGTGTTACAGGTGTCTATTATCCTGCCGGTGGTGCAATTTGTAAATTTGTAAACCGCAACCGTAAAGAGCACAACATCCGTTGTTCAGTAGAAAGTACTGGTGGCTCAGCTTATAACATCAACACAATGCGTGCTGGTGAACTTGATTTCGGTGTAGCACAATCTGATCAACAGTTTTATGCTTACAAAGGTTTAAACCAATACAAGAATCAAGGCCCTTACACTGACTTACGCGCGGTATTCTCACTACACGCTGAAGCACTAACTATTGTTGCTCGTAAAGATTCTGGCATCAAAGACTTTAAAGATCTTAAAGGTAAACGCGTAAACGTAGGTAACCCAGGTTCAGGCCAACGCAGCACAATGGATGTTGTAATGAAAGCTTACAACTGGGATAACAGTGCGTTCTCACTAACATCAGAACTTAAAGCAAACGAACAATCTCAAGCACTATGTGATAACAAAATCGACGCATTCGTATTCTTCGCTGGTTTCCCAAATGGTTCAATCAAAGAAGCTACAACAACGTGTGACGCAGTACTTGTAACAGTTAACGATTCAACGGTTGAAAAACTAATTGAAGAGAACCCTTACTACAGCCAAGTAACGATTCCAGGTGGCACTTACACTGGTACGCCAAAAGACACAGTAACATTTGGTGCGCGTGCAACAATCGTTACACCAAAATCAATGTCTGACGAAATCGTGTATGAAGTAACTAAATCTGTATTCGAGAACTTTAATACATTTAAGCGTTTACACCCATCATTTGCATCGCTAACAAAAGAAGACATGGCGACAGCAGCACTTAGCGCACCAGTTCACCCTGGCGCAGCTAAATACTACAAAGAAGTTGGCCTAAAATAAGCCCTCTTTTATTTGAATAATATGAAGGGGACATTGTCCCCTTCATATTTTATATCAAATTATTTATCCGACTTTATAATCATAATTCAATTTTTACTACTCTTACTCCTGTTACTGACTATTCTTATACTACGGATTAGTTAAGCTGATAAGCAGTACAGCCTTTCATATATTAAGAGTCCTGTAATTATTAATTATTCAACTAACGAATAACCGAGCCACTTCTTACGATCACATATCGAAGAATGATGGAGGACAGATGTCTAAAACAGAAAATCAAACCACTAGCATGGATGCTGAACTGCAGGAAATGCTTGCACAATCAGATACTGGTGCGCGCGATCCTAAAGGTATTGCTAAAAAGATTTTGTTAATAGTGCCGTTTATATGGGCGTTATTTCAATTATGGTATGCCTCTCCTCTGCCGTTCATTTTAAACTTTGGTATTATTAATGATACTGAAGCCCGCTCGATCCATTTAGCTTTTGCTATCTTTTTAGCGTTTACAGCTTACCCTGCGATGAAATCGTCACCGCGCGACCATGTGCCGCTGACTGATTGGGCTTTTGCATTCGTAGGTGCTTTTTGTGCTGCTTACCTTTTCCTATTTTATAATGAACTAGCTGATCGTGCTGGTGCACCGACTTTCTTTGATACAGCAGTTGCTACGACGGGCATGTTATTGCTGCTAGAAGCGACTCGCCGTTCTTTAGGTCCACCACTGATGATCGTGGCAGCGGTATTTTTAACTTATACCTTTGCTGGCCCATATATGCCGGACATTATTGCCCACAAAGGTGCAAGTTTAAATAAAACCATGTCTCACCAATGGTTAACTACCGAAGGTGTATTTGGTGTTGCTGTTGGCGTATCAACGTCATTCGTATTTTTGTTTGTACTATTCGGTTCACTACTTGATAAAGCAGGCGCTGGTAACTACTTCATTAAAGTTGCATTCTCACTACTTGGTCACATGCGTGGCGGTCCTGCAAAAGCAGCCGTTGTTGCATCAGGTTTAAGTGGTCTAGTATCAGGCTCTTCAATTGCGAACGTAGTAACAACAGGTACCTTTACTATTCCGTTGATGAAACGTGTTGGTTTCCCTGCGACTAAAGCGGGTGCTGTAGAAGTTGCGGCATCAACCAATGGACAGCTAACGCCACCAATTATGGGTGCTGCTGCATTCTTGATGGTGGAATACGTTGGTATTCCTTATATCGAAGTAATTAAAGCGGCGATTTTACCTGCGCTTATTTCTTACGTTGCGTTAATCTACATCGTGCATTTAGAAGCATGTAAAGCCGGCATGGAAGGTTTACCACGTCGTCATAAACCGACACTAGCGCAGAGCTTATTCTCGTTTATGTCTGTTGTGGTGCTAATCATCGTGCTTAGTTTTGCTGTGTACTATGGTATCGGCTGGACGAAAGATGTCTTTGGTGATGCTGCAACTTGGATAGTGGGTATCGCAACAGTTGTTATTTATGTCGCCTTAGTTAGATATTCAACAAAATTCCCTGAACTTGAAATTGATGATCCAGACAGTGAACTGCTTGTATTACCAGAACCGGGGCCAACAGCAAAAGCAGGTTTATACTTCCTACTACCAATTGTAGTATTAGTATGGTGTTTAACGGTTGAACGTTTCTCTCCAGGTCTATCTGCATTCTGGGCAACTGTATTCATGATCTTTATCGTGATCACGCAGCGCCCATTACAAGCTTACTTCAAACAAAGCCAACCAATACCAAGTGCAATTAAAACTGGTTTTGTTGAATTGTTCGATGGCATGGTAACTGGCTCACGTAACATGATCGGTATCGGTGTAGCGACTGCTGCTGCAGGTATTGTTGTGGGAACAGTAACGTTGACAGGTATCGGTCTAGTGATGACTGAGTTTGTTGAGTTCATCTCTGGTGGTAACATCATGTTGATGCTCGGCTTTACCGCGCTTATTAGCTTGATCTTAGGCATGGGTTTACCAACAACAGCAAACTACATCGTGGTATCAACATTGATGGCGCCAGTGATTGTTGAACTTGGTGCTCAAAATGGCTTGATCGTACCGCTAATCGCAGTGCACTTATTTGTATTCTACTTTGGTATCCTAGCCGATGATACACCGCCAGTGGGTCTTGCAGCCTTCGCTGCAGCCGCCATTGCCAAAGCAGATCCAATTAAGACTGGTATTCAAGGTTTCATGTACGACATCCGTACCGCGATCTTACCTTTCATGTTCATCTTTAATACTCAGCTATTATTGATTGGTGTGGACTCAATAGGTCACTTGCTTCTAACCATCTTCTCGGCGACCACTGCGATGCTGGTATTCTCCGCAGCGACGCAAGGTTACTGGTTAACAAAATCGAAATGGTATGAAACGATCGGATTATTATTAATCACGTTTACCTTATTCCGCCCTGGTTTCTGGTGGGATATGGTCTATCCACCAATTGAAGAAGTAAGCCCGCAACATATTGAGCAAGTACTTGCTGATTTACCTGTTGGTACTGATGTACGCTTGCGCGTTGAAGGCGAAACACTCGATGGTGCATTCCAAACTAAAATTGTACAGCTACCTTTTGCTGAAGATGCGATCACAGGTGCAGAACGATTATTAAGTACTGGTTTAGAATTACGTACCGAGGGTGACAAAACAATTGTTGATATGGTTGGTTTTGACTCTCCAGCTGAAAAATCAGGTATTGACTTTGATTGGGGTATTCTCATGGTTGAACGACCATTAGACCGTCCAGCGAAAGAGTTCCTGTTCATTCCAGCATTATTGCTACTTGCAGGTATTGCATTTGGTCAGCGTCGCCGTATCGCAGCCAATAAGTAATTATCATCCAGAATATGAAATGCAGTGGATTTTCTAACACTGCATTTCTTTACTGATGAAATGCTGATTAGCACTCACTACATCACTCATTTTAAATAAGTAACTTATTATGTATAAAACGATTTTATTACCGGTTGATCTTAACGAAGAAGGTTTTAGTCATATCGCAGCTGAACACGCTTGCGCATTAGCTAAAATAGCGGGTGCAGACATCCATTTGTTAAACGTCTTACCAACGTCTCAACTGCCAATGGTTTCTGCGCATTTCCCTGCATCTGTTTTGCAAGAGATCCGCAAGTCTGCGCATGTAGCATTACAAGATTTTGCTAAAAAACATATTGATGACAGCATTACAACGCACATTCACATGGCTGAAGGCCGCCCATCAAAAGAAATCATTAAAGCGGCGAATAAATACCATGCTGATTTAATCGTTATGCCAAGCCATAAGCGCGCTAAATTAGAGCTTGCAGTGATCGGTTCTATCGCTGCGAAAGTGGTCAGTGCAGCATCAATGAATGTTATGGTTGTTAAACCACAATAAACATATTTATGAGCAGTGTTATCTACTGCTCATATTTTCAATAACACTATCTTGAACTGTTATTATTTCCTCTTTGTCCGCTTCTATTTCTTTTACTTCCCCCCGTTTTTTAGTTACTATTACGCCCTAATTCTGTGCTCCTTCACTGAAATTGAAAAAGGATATTCATGTCAGTTTCTGTATTAATCTGTGATG from Moritella sp. F3 encodes the following:
- a CDS encoding TAXI family TRAP transporter solute-binding subunit, with the translated sequence MSITKTIAKSLAIAGLTVAAAAPSIATAKTSDFITIGTGGVTGVYYPAGGAICKFVNRNRKEHNIRCSVESTGGSAYNINTMRAGELDFGVAQSDQQFYAYKGLNQYKNQGPYTDLRAVFSLHAEALTIVARKDSGIKDFKDLKGKRVNVGNPGSGQRSTMDVVMKAYNWDNSAFSLTSELKANEQSQALCDNKIDAFVFFAGFPNGSIKEATTTCDAVLVTVNDSTVEKLIEENPYYSQVTIPGGTYTGTPKDTVTFGARATIVTPKSMSDEIVYEVTKSVFENFNTFKRLHPSFASLTKEDMATAALSAPVHPGAAKYYKEVGLK
- a CDS encoding TRAP transporter permease, which gives rise to MSKTENQTTSMDAELQEMLAQSDTGARDPKGIAKKILLIVPFIWALFQLWYASPLPFILNFGIINDTEARSIHLAFAIFLAFTAYPAMKSSPRDHVPLTDWAFAFVGAFCAAYLFLFYNELADRAGAPTFFDTAVATTGMLLLLEATRRSLGPPLMIVAAVFLTYTFAGPYMPDIIAHKGASLNKTMSHQWLTTEGVFGVAVGVSTSFVFLFVLFGSLLDKAGAGNYFIKVAFSLLGHMRGGPAKAAVVASGLSGLVSGSSIANVVTTGTFTIPLMKRVGFPATKAGAVEVAASTNGQLTPPIMGAAAFLMVEYVGIPYIEVIKAAILPALISYVALIYIVHLEACKAGMEGLPRRHKPTLAQSLFSFMSVVVLIIVLSFAVYYGIGWTKDVFGDAATWIVGIATVVIYVALVRYSTKFPELEIDDPDSELLVLPEPGPTAKAGLYFLLPIVVLVWCLTVERFSPGLSAFWATVFMIFIVITQRPLQAYFKQSQPIPSAIKTGFVELFDGMVTGSRNMIGIGVATAAAGIVVGTVTLTGIGLVMTEFVEFISGGNIMLMLGFTALISLILGMGLPTTANYIVVSTLMAPVIVELGAQNGLIVPLIAVHLFVFYFGILADDTPPVGLAAFAAAAIAKADPIKTGIQGFMYDIRTAILPFMFIFNTQLLLIGVDSIGHLLLTIFSATTAMLVFSAATQGYWLTKSKWYETIGLLLITFTLFRPGFWWDMVYPPIEEVSPQHIEQVLADLPVGTDVRLRVEGETLDGAFQTKIVQLPFAEDAITGAERLLSTGLELRTEGDKTIVDMVGFDSPAEKSGIDFDWGILMVERPLDRPAKEFLFIPALLLLAGIAFGQRRRIAANK
- a CDS encoding allophanate hydrolase subunit 1, with amino-acid sequence MQYHLEMIGYDAILIRFTNADNSQLLPVIYTLNLKLINSTNLKAAITDVIPSYQTLLVSFNIMKIEPEQLIHRINSHVKQVLSAHLKAVDFPTLPITIPVCYHQNVAPDLESLSQRSGLSITDIIHIHSSTIYSCYAIGFMPNFGYLGNVDERIQMPRHTAPRTQVPAGSVGIADNQTAIYPKASPGGWQIIGQSPAALDCLTVGCQVKFEPISLDDFHQYQHLGQGKNLQRANSS
- a CDS encoding universal stress protein, producing MYKTILLPVDLNEEGFSHIAAEHACALAKIAGADIHLLNVLPTSQLPMVSAHFPASVLQEIRKSAHVALQDFAKKHIDDSITTHIHMAEGRPSKEIIKAANKYHADLIVMPSHKRAKLELAVIGSIAAKVVSAASMNVMVVKPQ
- a CDS encoding 5-oxoprolinase subunit PxpA; this encodes MKLNCDMGESFGHWQLGMDDSVMPHIDMANIACGFHASDPLIMQKTVALAKQYDVAVGAHPSYPDLVGFGRRHMQCTADEIQALILYQVGALAAFCQQQDIPLSYVKPHGALYNDMMQDKAILIAILKGVAAFSANLPLMLMAQADNSHNESLAAQFEVPLLFEAFADRRYTDSGLLQDRRQTDAVLTQQSQVINQAIQLAQQGCVISNTGKLIKLKADTICVHGDNAQSIAAIAQIKSALMSTKD
- a CDS encoding biotin-dependent carboxyltransferase family protein, translated to MTHISAFEVSKPGIHSLIQDLGRFGYQHLGITPGGPADLHAYLWANKILGNHSNMASIEIHYGLVTLTALVDTQIAICGAEFGVTINDKPAFNWQTHHVNSGDVIQYRSAKTGKCGYLAILGGLQTETDYQSRSTVIRDELSPATSTPLYQSQLLPASIASLKYVKTATDLPAEVMVPRHYIPNYSAPLTLGLLPCYQWSLLTSKQQHQLLSNKYQISTQANRMGYQLVGDMITDLPTALTSEGVALGSVQLPANGQPIILLQDRQTIGGYPKAGVISAIDCSQLSQRQQGAEITFRLYNPLVSRYKMQAFRHFFDF
- a CDS encoding YciK family oxidoreductase, which encodes MDYQAEKNLLENKTILVTGAGDGIGRQAALTYAAHGATVILLGKTVSKLEAVYDEIEALGAPTPAIIPLDMKGATVENYKDMADTIDTQFGKLDGLLNNAGQLGVLGPFHQIDEKSYDEVMQVNVKAQLFMTSALLPVLRKADKASIIFTSSSVGVKGRAYWAEYAISKFATEGMMQTLADEFENTNVRANCINPGATRTGMRSKAFPGEDEKVLLTPEQIMPLYLYLMGNDSVAETGKTFKAQPNR